Proteins from one Panicum virgatum strain AP13 chromosome 7K, P.virgatum_v5, whole genome shotgun sequence genomic window:
- the LOC120641276 gene encoding peptide methionine sulfoxide reductase A2-1-like codes for MSSSAAAADGAAKNPAMEPDTDAPAGEGLELAQFAAGCFRSVELTYQRLPGVARTEVGYSQGHRDAPTYELVCAHGTGHAEVVRLHYDPAACPYAKLLGAFWAKIDPTTLNRQGKDVGTQYRTGIYYYTAEQERLARESLAEQRGKWEGEIVTEILPAKRFYPAEEYHQRYLEKGGQSAAKGCTDPMRCYG; via the coding sequence ATGtcgagctcggccgccgccgccgacggcgccgcGAAGAACCCGGCCATGGAGCCCGACACGGACGCGCCGGCGGGGGAGGGCCTGGAGCTGGCGCAGTTCGCGGCGGGGTGCTTCCGGAGCGTGGAGCTGACGTACCAGCGGCTACCCGGTGTGGCGCGCACGGAGGTGGGCTACTCGCAGGGCCACCGCGACGCGCCCACGTACGAGCTCGTGTGCGCCCACGGCACGGGCCACGCCGAGGTGGTGCGCCTGCACTACGACCCCGCGGCGTGCCCCTACGCCAAGCTCCTCGGCGCGTTCTGGGCCAAGATCGACCCCACCACGCTCAACAGGCAGGGCAAGGACGTCGGGACGCAGTACCGGACGGGGATCTACTACTACACGGCGGAGCAGGAGAGGCTGGCGCGGGAGTCGCTGGCGGAGCAGCGGGGGAAGTGGGAGGGCGAGATCGTCACCGAGATCCTGCCGGCGAAGCGGTTCTACCCCGCCGAGGAGTACCACCAGCGCTACCTCGAGAAGGGCGGCCAGTCTGCGGCCAAGGGCTGCACCGACCCCATGCGCTGCTAcggctga